In Vespula vulgaris chromosome 7, iyVesVulg1.1, whole genome shotgun sequence, a single window of DNA contains:
- the LOC127065227 gene encoding chromodomain-helicase-DNA-binding protein Mi-2 homolog isoform X7, which yields MASDEEVEESYAGEDDLDETGGQVSNISQQVDGSSDAEKSPILEEDDDYEPEERKKKKGKKRKARSEDKKGKKKKKKKKSDSGDVNIIESDFGGGDVGDAAGDDSDYAGNRKSRKSSSRKSSSHNESATQGQEPTTGMPTIEEVCNTFGLTDVQIEYSDADFQNLTTYKLFQQHVRPLLAKENPKVPMSKLMMLVAAKWRDFSELNPHTQPDADASSTNVDDDSRNVRTNRSGPVQEAEDEEDDDEDSDRKRKSRGTRAKKGKKASKVPTLKIKLGKRKRGSSDEEAEGSGAGSDRDSDMEFEQMLANAEKGSGGDGNMKAGAEEGEVEPPAEPPVRRKAKTKIGNKTKKKKKTKTTSKFPDGEEGLQTDHQDYCEVCQQGGEIILCDTCPRAYHLVCLEPELEETPEGKWSCPHCEGEGIAGAAEDDDEHMEFCRVCKDGGELLCCDSCTSAYHTHCLNPPLSEIPDGDWKCPRCSCPPLRGKVAKILTWRWKECPETPSEEPSTSKATPKQRKIREFFVKWADMSYWHCDWVTELQLDVFHPLMFRNYSRKYDMDEPPKLEEPLDESDSRVKRLKEQDGATNRDEYNLEERFYRYGVRPEWLVVHRVINHRLQRDGRAIYLVKWRELGYDQATWEDEHEDIPGLKQAIEYYLDLRAANCCDGSSSRKGKKGKGKKSKTRELIDDEERTPKRYTPPPDKPTTDLKKKYERQPEYLDQTGMQLHPYQLEGLNWLRYSWGQGIDTILADEMGLGKTIQTITFLYSLYKEGHCKGPFLVSVPLSTIINWEREFETWAPDFYCVTYVGDKDSRMVIRENELSFEEGAVRGIRASKIRSSQIKFNVLLTSYELISIDSACLGSIDWAVLVVDEAHRLKSNQSKFFRLLASYNIAYKLLLTGTPLQNNLEELFHLLNFLCRDKFNDLAAFQNEFADISKEEQVKKLHEMLGPHMLRRLKADVLKNMPSKSEFIVRVELSPMQKKYYKYILTRNFEALNPKGGGQQVSLLNIMMDLKKCCNHPYLFPAASQEAPTGPNGNYETSALIKAAGKLVLLSKMLKKLRDDGHRVLIFSQMTKMLDILEDYLEGEGYKYERIDGNITGAQRQEAIDRFNAPGAQQFVFLLSTRAGGLGINLATADTVIIYDSDWNPHNDIQAFSRAHRIGQANKVMIYRFVTRNSVEERVTQVAKRKMMLTHLVVRPGMGGKGANFSKQELDDILRFGTEELFKEEEGKEDEAIHYDDKAVAELLDRSKEGIEQKENWANEYLSSFKVASYVTKEGETEEEADTEIIKQEAENTDPAYWIKLLRHHYEQQQEDIARTLGKGKRVRKQVNYNDGGVTGDQGARDDQPWQENLSDYNSDFSAPSDDDKEDDDFDEKGDGDLLSRRSRRRLERRDEKDRPLPPLLARVNGNIEVLGFNARQRKAFLNAIMRYGMPPQDAFNSQWLVRDLRGKSEKNFKAYVSLFMRHLCEPGADNAETFADGVPREGLSRQHVLTRIGVMSLIRKKVQEFEHINGYYSMPEMIRKPVEPVKVDATGDAATGTSSTSATPATSNAPSPSPAATPTPTSASGTMTSENNKANADSSETKDSKDDQKEKEGNDSKDPKEDSKDKEEDDGSKDKEKDKEDIKKEIKKEIKKEEKEMEIDISDKDKDKNDGKDEKGSTKHDVKTETGDNKQKESEEDVVIVKDDEEETEKREDKDTKEKDTKDCDSEILKPKRKFMFNIADGGFTELHTLWLNEEKAAVPGREYEIWHRRHDYWLLAGIVTHGYGRWQDIQNDIRFAIINEPFKMDVGKGNFLEIKNKFLARRFKLLEQALVIEEQLRRAAYLNLTQDPNHPAMSLNARFAEVECLAESHQHLSKESLAGNKPANAVLHKVLNQLEELLSDMKSDVSRLPATLARIPPVAQRLQMSERSILSRLAATAPGGFSGGQLPATFAGAANFGNFRPQYSVPGQPPQGFTGQ from the exons ATGGCATCGGACGAAGAGGTGGAAGAAAGCTACGCGG GAGAAGATGATCTGGATGAAACTGGAGGTCAGGTTTCTAATATTAGTCAACAAGTAGATGGCTCATCTGATGCAGAGAAATCTCCAATATTA gaagaagatgatgattatgaacctgaggaaagaaaaaagaagaagggtaaAAAACGGAAAGCACGCAGTGAGGATAAAAaaggcaagaaaaagaagaaaaagaaaaagtctgATTCTGGagatgtaaatattatt GAAAGTGATTTCGGTGGTGGAGATGTTGGCGATGCAGCAGGTGATGACAGCGACTATGCAGGCAATAGGAAGAGCAGAAAGTCTTCGTCGAGGAAATCATCGAGTCATAATGAGTCAGCTACACAAGGGCAGGAACCCACAACTGGAATGCCAACAATAGAAGAAGTGTGCAACACCTTTGGTTTAACTGATGTACAAATAGAATACTCTGATGcagattttcaaaatttaacgACATACAAACTGTTTCAACAACATGTTAGACCACTTTTAGCAAAAGAAAATCCTAAA GTTCCCATGTCCAAACTGATGATGCTGGTAGCAGCTAAGTGGCGAGACTTCTCCGAGCTGAATCCACACACCCAACCGGATGCAGATGCGTCGTCTACAAACGTGGATGACGATAGCAGAAATGTAAGAACAAATCGCAGTGGACCGGTGCAAGAGGCCGAGGATgaagaggacgacgacgaggatagTGATCGAAAAAGGAAGTCTAGAGGAACTAGGGCTAAAAAAGGCAAAAAAGCATCTAAAGTACCAACGCTTAAAATAAAACTTGGAAAACGTAAAAGGGGAAGTTCA GATGAAGAGGCGGAGGGAAGCGGGGCAGGGTCTGATCGCGATTCCGACATGGAGTTCGAACAAATGCTGGCCAATGCAGAAAAAGGATCTGGTGGGGATGGAAACATGAAGGCAGGCGCAGAAGAGGGTGAAGTGGAACCACCGGCAGAACCTCCTGTTCGCAGAAAGGCAAAGACTAAGATCGGCAACAAaactaagaagaaaaagaagacaaaaactACATCTAAATTTCCAGATGGAGAAGAAGGTCTTCAG ACTGATCATCAAGATTACTGCGAGGTGTGTCAACAAGGTGGAGAAATCATATTATGTGATACCTGCCCAAGAGCATATCATTTGGTGTGTTTAGAACCTGAATTAGAAGAAACACCAGAAGGAAAATGGAGTTGTCCTCATTGCGAAGGAGAAGGTATTGCAG GTGCAGCAGAAGATGACGATGAACATATGGAGTTTTGTAGAGTGTGTAAAGATGGTGGTGAATTGTTGTGTTGTGATAGTTGCACAAGTGCTTATCACACACATTGTTTAAATCCTCCCCTGTCAGAAATTCCAGATGGTGACTGGAAATGTCCTAGGTGTTCTTGTCCGCCATTGCGTGGCAAAG TTGCAAAAATATTAACGTGGAGGTGGAAAGAATGCCCGGAAACGCCATCAGAAGAACCTTCAACAAGCAAAGCAACACCAAAGCAACGTAAAATACGCGAGTTTTTCGTAAAGTGGGCCGATATGTCTTATTGGCATTGTGATTGGGTCACAGAATTACAATTGGATGTTTTCCATCCACTTATGTTCAG AAATTACTCGCGTAAATACGATATGGATGAACCGCCGAAATTAGAAGAACCATTGGATGAAAGTGACTCTCGTGTAAAGAGATTGAAAGAACAAGATGGTGCTACTAATAGAGATGAATATAATTTAGAAGAACGATTTTATCGCTATGGTGTACGTCCTGAATGGCTCGTTGTTCATCGAGTCATTAACCACAGACTTCAACGAGACGGTCGAGCGATATATCTTGTTAAATGGAGAGAACTAGGCTACGATCAAGCTACTTGGGAAGATGAACACGAAGATATACCAGGATTGAAACAAGCTATAGAATATTACTTAGACTTAAGGGCAGCAAATTGTTGCGATGGTAGTTCGTCTCGTAAGGGTAAGAAAG GTAAGGGTAAGAAGTCTAAAACACGCGAACTCATTGATGACGAAGAGAGAACACCGAAACGTTACACACCACCGCCAGATAAACCAACTACCGATCTTAAGAAAAAGTACGAACGTCAACCGGAGTATTTGGATCAAACAGGAATGCAGTTACATCCTTATCAATTAGAG GGCTTAAATTGGTTGAGGTATTCATGGGGACAAGGCATAGATACTATATTAGCGGATGAAATGGGTTTAGGCAAAACTATACAAACCATaacgtttttatattctctttataaAGAAGGCCACTGTAAAGGACCTTTTCTTGTATCTGTTCCACTCTCAACGATTATTAATTGGGAACGTGAATTTGAAACTTGGGCACCTGACTTTTACTGCGTTACCTATGTTG GTGACAAAGATAGCAGAATGGTGATCCGTGAAAATGAATTGTCCTTTGAAGAAGGAGCTGTTCGTGGCATCCGAGCATCTAAGATTAGATCGTCTCAAATAAAGTTTAACGTATTATTAACAAGTTACGAATTGATTTCCATAGATTCAGCTTGTTTGGGTTCGATAGATTGGGCTGTACTTGTCGTAGACGAGGCTCATAGATTGAAATCGAATCAGTCGAAATTTTTCCGATTACTTGCATCTTACAATATTGCATATAAACTTTTGCTAACCGGTACACCGTTACAGAATAATTTAGAAGAATTGTTCCACTTATTGAACTTCTTATGTCGAGACAAATTCAACGACCTAGCAGCATTCCAAAATGAATTCGCTGATATCTCGAAGGAAgaacaagtaaaaaaattacacgAGATGCTTGGACCGCACATGTTGCGACGATTAAAAGCTGACGTCTTGAAG AATATGCCAAGCAAATCGGAATTCATAGTCAGAGTTGAATTATCACCGatgcaaaagaaatattacaaatacatCTTAACGAGAAACTTCGAAGCTCTTAATCCTAAGGGTGGAGGCCAACAAGtatctttattaaatataatgatgGATCTTAAGAAGTGTTGCAATCATCCCTACTTATTTCCCGCTGCATCGCAAGAAGCACCTACTGGACCTAACGGAAATTACGAGACATCGGCATTAATTAAAGCTGCTGGAAAATTAGTTTTATTGAGCAAGAtgttaaagaaattaagagaCGATGGTCATAGAGTTCTTATATTCTCTCAGATGACTAAGATGTTGGATATACTCGAAGATTATTTAGAGGGAGAAGGATACAAATACGAGAGAATAGATGGTAACATTACAGGTGCACAGAGACAGGAAGCTATCGATAGATTTAATGCTCCTGGTGCACAACAATTTGTGTTTTTACTTTCGACGCGTGCTGGTGGATTAGGTATCAATCTGGCAACAGCAGATACCGTAATCATTTATGATTCCGATTGGAATCCGCATAACGACATTCAAGCGTTCAGTAGAGCACACAGAATTGGTCAAGCCAATAAAGTTATGATTTATAGGTTTGTCACTCGTAACTCTGTTGAAGAAAGAGTGACGCAAGTAGCTAAACGTAAAATGATGCTTACACATTTGGTTGTTCGACCAGGCATGGGTGGTAAAGGTGCTAATTTCAGCAAACAAGAACTCGATGATATTCTTCGATTTG GTAccgaagaattatttaaagaggaagaaggtaaGGAAGATGAAGCGATTCATTACGACGATAAAGCAGTAGCCGAATTGTTAGATAGAAGCAAGGAAGGTATTGAGCAAAAGGAAAATTGGGCGAATGAGTACTTAAGTTCGTTTAAAGTTGCCTCTTACGTTACGAAAGAAGGTGAAaccgaagaagaagcagaCACCGAGATTATTAAGCAAGAAGCTGAAAATACTGATCCAGCGTATTGGATCAAGTTATTGAGGCATCATTATGAGCAACAACAAGAAGATATAGCTAGAACACTTGGAAAGGGTAAAAGAGTTCGGAAACAAGTTAATTATAACGACGGTGGTGTCACGGGTGATCAAGGTGCAAGAGACGATCAACCGTGGCAAGAAAATTTGTCGGATTATAACAGCGACTTTAGTGCACCGAGTGACGACGATAAGGAGGACGATGACTTCGATGAAAAGGGCGACGGAGATTTGTTATCTCGTAGAAGTAGACGAAGATTGGAAAGGCGAGATGAAAAGGATAGACCTCTTCCTCCGTTACTTGCTCGAGTAAATGGTAACATTGAGGTATTGGGTTTTAATGCTAGACAACGAAAAGCATTCCTAAATGCTATTATGCGTTATGGTATGCCTCCGCAAGATGCATTTAATTCTCAGTGGTTGGTACGAGATCTAAGAGGGAAgtcagaaaaaaatttcaaagctTACGTTTCACTTTTTATGCGACACCTTTGCGAGCCAGGTGCCGATAATGCGGAAACATTTGCCGATGGGGTACCAAGAGAAGGTCTTAGTCGACAACATGTTTTAACGAGAATCGGCGTAATGTCTTTGATCAGGAAAAAGGTCCAAGAATTTGAACACATTAATGGATATTATTCCATGCCAGAAATGATTCGTAAACCGGTAGAACCTGTAAAGGTAGATGCTACTGGTGACGCAGCAACGGGCACTAGTAGTACAAGTGCAACACCTGCTACTTCGAACGCACCTAGTCCCAGTCCTGCTGCTACGCCAACGCCCACGTCCGCATCTGGCACGATGACTAGTGAAAATAACAAAGCTAATGCTGACTCATCAGAGACAAAGGATTCCAAGGACgaccaaaaggaaaaagag GGTAATGATTCTAAAGATCCCAAAGAAGATTCTAAAGACAAAGAGGAGGATGACGGTAgtaaggataaagaaaaggataaggaAGACattaagaaggaaataaaaaaagaaattaaaaaggaagaaaaggaaatggagATAGACATATCGGATAAGGATAAGGATAAGAATGATGGAAAGGATGAGAAAGGTTCGACAAAACATGATGTAAAAACGGAGACAGGAGACAATAAGCAAAAGGAATCCGAGGAGGATGTTGTTATCGTTAAAGACGATGAAGAGGAAACGGAGAAACGAGAG gaTAAAGATACGAAGGAGAAGGATACAAAGGACTGTGATTCTGAAATACTTAAACCTAAGCGTAAATTCATGTTCAACATTGCTGACGGTGGTTTCACGGAGCTGCATACTTTGTGgttaaatgaagaaaaagctGCTGTACCTGGTCGTGAATATGAAATTTGGCACCGAAGACACGATTACTGGTTATTGGCTGGTATCGTCACTCATGGATACGGTCGTTGGCAAGATATTCAAAATGATATAAG ATTCGCAATAATTAACGAACCATTCAAGATGGACGTGGGAAAGGGTaactttttagaaataaaaaataaatttttggcCAGGCGTTTCAAACTTCTGGAACAGGCATTAGTGATAGAAGAACAATTGAGGAGGGCCGCGTACCTGAACTTAACGCAGGATCCCAATCATCCTGCAATGAGTCTCAATGCCCGATTCGCCGAAGTTGAGTGCCTTGCCGAATCACATCAACACCTTAGCAAAGAAAGCCTTGCTGGCAATAAACCTGCGAATGCAGTACTG